The Flavobacterium sp. 123 genome contains a region encoding:
- a CDS encoding MFS transporter, which produces MADLPKGSKKLLNAWAFYDWANSVYPLVITSAVFPIFYEALFSERSHYIAVFGFSVKNSALISFVTAFAFLIVALFSPLLSGISDYVGNKKKFMKFFCYLGALSCVGLYWFSLENIYISLLFYFLGLIGFWGSLVFYNSYLPDIAFTEQQDEVSARGFSFGYVGSVLLLIVNLAMIMMPDVFGISGTKGEAAMKAMRYSFIMVGIWWIIFSQYTYYYLPKGNKNANRKVTHHVVFNGYKELKKVWHLLSENLALKKYLWSFFVYSMAVQTVMLIATYFGSQEIQWSSQSESTTGLIICILLIQLVAIIGATLTSKASAKYGNIPTLITINSFWIILCVLAYFITLPIHFYVMAGFVGLVMGGIQALSRSTYSKLLPESEDTASFFSFYDVAEKIGIVIGMCVYGIIDQITGSPRFAIVFLGIFFVTGVFLLKKVPKQTVLN; this is translated from the coding sequence ATGGCAGATTTACCAAAAGGGAGTAAAAAATTATTGAATGCATGGGCTTTTTATGATTGGGCAAATTCAGTTTATCCATTAGTAATAACTTCTGCTGTTTTTCCAATTTTTTATGAAGCACTATTTTCAGAACGTAGTCATTATATAGCTGTTTTTGGTTTTAGCGTTAAAAATTCTGCATTGATTAGTTTTGTTACTGCTTTTGCTTTTTTAATTGTGGCACTATTTTCTCCTTTGCTATCTGGAATTTCTGATTATGTGGGAAATAAGAAAAAATTCATGAAGTTTTTCTGTTATTTAGGAGCCTTATCCTGTGTTGGTTTATATTGGTTTAGTTTAGAAAATATTTACATAAGTTTATTATTTTACTTTTTAGGATTAATAGGCTTTTGGGGAAGTTTAGTTTTTTATAATTCGTATTTGCCAGACATTGCTTTTACAGAACAGCAAGACGAAGTTAGCGCTCGAGGATTTTCATTCGGATATGTTGGGAGTGTTTTATTATTGATAGTCAATTTAGCAATGATAATGATGCCTGATGTTTTTGGAATTTCTGGAACTAAGGGCGAAGCCGCTATGAAAGCTATGAGATATTCTTTTATAATGGTAGGAATTTGGTGGATTATATTTAGTCAATATACTTATTATTATTTGCCAAAAGGAAATAAAAATGCTAATCGTAAAGTGACTCACCATGTTGTTTTTAATGGTTACAAAGAATTAAAAAAAGTATGGCACTTATTGTCTGAAAATTTGGCTTTGAAAAAATATTTGTGGAGTTTCTTTGTCTATAGTATGGCCGTTCAAACAGTAATGTTGATTGCTACTTATTTTGGTTCACAAGAAATACAATGGTCTTCTCAAAGTGAAAGTACTACGGGATTAATTATTTGTATATTATTAATACAATTAGTGGCAATTATTGGAGCTACTTTGACCTCTAAAGCATCCGCTAAATATGGAAATATTCCAACCTTAATTACAATCAATTCTTTTTGGATAATACTTTGTGTTTTAGCATATTTCATTACGCTACCTATTCATTTTTATGTTATGGCTGGTTTTGTTGGGCTAGTAATGGGAGGGATTCAAGCTTTATCACGTTCCACTTATTCTAAATTATTACCGGAATCTGAAGACACTGCTTCTTTTTTTAGTTTTTATGATGTTGCCGAAAAAATAGGAATTGTTATTGGAATGTGTGTTTATGGTATTATAGATCAGATCACTGGAAGTCCAAGATTTGCAATCGTATTTTTGGGAATCTTTTTTGTAACAGGAGTCTTTTTATTAAAAAAAGTGCCTAAACAAACTGTTTTAAATTAA
- the lon gene encoding endopeptidase La, with product MSNHKILTIDNLSLQEFDTDAELIPLLTPEDEEEMNNEELPDILSILPLRNMVLFPGVVIPITAGRDKSIKLINDANAAGKNIGVVAQKNEQDEDPTKDDIHKIGTVAKILRVLKMPDGNVTVILQGKKRFEISEVVSEEPYMTATVKEVPEIRPSSQDSEFIAIIDSLKELAIKIIQESPNIPSEATFAIKNIESKSFLINFVSSNMNLSVKEKQGLLSVNALKERALQTLRFMNVELQKLELKNDIQSKVRFDLDQQQREYFLHQQMKTIQEELGGVSQEEEMDEMSQKAKTKKWDEKTQKHFEKELAKLRKMNPQAPDFGIQRNYLELFLDLPWNEYSKDNFDLKRAQKILDRDHFGLEDVKKRMIEHLAVLKLRNDMKSPIICLTGPPGVGKTSIGRSVAEALGRKYVRISLGGLRDEAEIRGHRKTYIGAMPGRIIQSLKKAGTSNPVFVLDEIDKLSNSHHGDPSSALLEVLDPEQNNSFYDNFLEMGYDLSKVMFIATSNNLATIQPALRDRMEIIKMSGYTIEEKVEIARQHLFPRQLKEHGLTSKDLTIGKKQLEKIVEGYTRESGVRNLENKIAQVIRNAAKSVAMEEPYNKKVTNEDIISVLGVPRLERDKYESNDVAGVVTGLAWTSVGGDILFIESLLSPGKGAMSITGNLGTVMKESATIALEYIKANAALLGLSPELFTKYNIHLHVPEGATPKDGPSAGIAMLTSLVSLLTQKRVKKNLAMTGEITLRGKVLPVGGIKEKILAAKRANIKEIILCHENKSDIDEIKPEYVEGLTFHYVKEMSEVLAIALTTQKVKNAKDLK from the coding sequence ATGTCAAATCATAAAATACTTACTATTGACAATCTGTCACTTCAGGAATTTGATACTGATGCAGAATTAATTCCATTATTGACTCCCGAAGACGAGGAGGAAATGAATAATGAAGAATTACCAGATATTTTGTCAATTTTGCCACTTCGAAATATGGTTTTGTTTCCTGGAGTTGTAATACCAATTACTGCTGGTAGGGATAAATCCATAAAATTGATTAATGATGCTAATGCTGCCGGTAAAAATATTGGTGTTGTTGCACAAAAAAATGAACAAGACGAAGATCCTACAAAAGACGATATTCATAAAATAGGTACTGTTGCTAAAATTCTACGCGTTTTAAAAATGCCTGATGGTAATGTTACCGTAATTCTACAGGGTAAAAAGCGTTTTGAAATTTCGGAAGTTGTTTCTGAGGAGCCTTACATGACCGCAACTGTAAAAGAAGTTCCTGAAATCAGACCTAGTTCTCAAGATTCTGAATTTATAGCTATAATTGATTCGTTGAAAGAACTAGCTATTAAAATAATTCAAGAGAGTCCAAACATTCCTAGTGAAGCAACTTTTGCAATTAAAAACATAGAAAGCAAATCATTTTTAATCAATTTTGTTTCTTCTAACATGAATTTATCTGTTAAGGAAAAACAAGGTTTATTATCTGTTAATGCGTTAAAAGAACGTGCTTTGCAAACGCTTCGGTTTATGAACGTCGAATTGCAAAAACTTGAATTGAAAAATGATATTCAGTCAAAAGTTCGTTTTGATTTAGACCAACAACAAAGAGAATATTTCCTTCACCAACAAATGAAAACCATTCAGGAAGAATTAGGTGGTGTTTCGCAAGAAGAGGAAATGGATGAAATGAGTCAAAAAGCTAAAACTAAGAAATGGGATGAAAAAACTCAAAAGCATTTCGAAAAAGAGTTAGCTAAGCTTCGTAAAATGAATCCTCAAGCTCCTGATTTTGGAATTCAAAGAAACTATTTAGAATTGTTTTTGGATTTGCCTTGGAATGAATATTCTAAAGATAATTTTGATTTAAAAAGAGCTCAAAAGATTTTAGATAGAGATCATTTTGGATTAGAAGATGTTAAGAAGAGAATGATTGAGCATTTAGCAGTTTTAAAATTGCGTAATGATATGAAATCACCTATTATCTGTTTGACAGGACCTCCGGGAGTTGGTAAAACTTCTATTGGAAGATCAGTTGCAGAAGCTTTAGGAAGAAAATATGTTCGTATATCTTTAGGTGGATTACGTGATGAAGCAGAAATTCGCGGACACCGAAAAACGTATATTGGCGCAATGCCAGGAAGAATTATTCAAAGCTTGAAAAAAGCAGGTACATCAAATCCTGTTTTTGTTTTGGATGAAATAGATAAGCTTTCTAATAGTCATCATGGAGATCCTTCTTCGGCATTATTGGAAGTTTTAGATCCAGAACAAAACAATTCTTTTTATGATAATTTCCTTGAAATGGGATATGATCTATCAAAAGTAATGTTCATTGCAACATCTAATAATTTGGCTACCATTCAACCTGCTTTGAGAGATAGAATGGAGATTATTAAAATGTCAGGATATACAATTGAAGAAAAAGTAGAAATTGCTAGACAACATTTATTCCCAAGACAGTTGAAAGAACATGGTTTAACTTCTAAAGATTTGACCATTGGAAAAAAACAATTAGAAAAAATTGTTGAAGGATATACTCGAGAATCAGGGGTGCGTAACCTAGAAAATAAGATTGCCCAAGTTATTCGTAATGCAGCAAAATCTGTTGCAATGGAAGAGCCTTATAATAAAAAAGTTACTAACGAAGATATTATTAGTGTTTTAGGAGTTCCAAGATTAGAACGCGATAAATATGAAAGTAATGATGTTGCTGGTGTTGTAACAGGATTAGCTTGGACTAGTGTAGGTGGTGATATTCTTTTTATAGAATCCTTACTTTCTCCAGGAAAAGGAGCGATGAGTATAACAGGAAATCTAGGAACTGTTATGAAAGAGTCTGCTACAATTGCTTTAGAATATATTAAAGCAAATGCAGCGCTTTTAGGATTAAGTCCTGAATTATTTACAAAATACAACATTCATTTACACGTTCCTGAAGGGGCTACTCCAAAAGATGGTCCAAGTGCAGGTATTGCTATGTTGACCTCATTAGTTTCTTTATTGACACAAAAAAGAGTGAAGAAAAACCTTGCTATGACAGGTGAAATTACTTTGCGTGGAAAAGTTTTGCCAGTGGGTGGAATTAAAGAAAAGATTTTGGCTGCTAAAAGAGCAAATATAAAAGAGATTATTTTATGTCACGAAAACAAAAGTGATATTGATGAAATCAAACCTGAATATGTTGAAGGGCTTACTTTTCATTATGTGAAAGAAATGAGTGAAGTTTTAGCGATTGCTTTGACAACTCAAAAAGTTAAAAATGCTAAAGATTTGAAATAA
- the porQ gene encoding type IX secretion system protein PorQ, which yields MLRKQIFLFLISFCAVSYGQIGGKYTYQFLNLVTSPRQAALGGKTITIYDDDVNQVHFNPATINSEMDNHLALNYGSYFKEVSYGTASYAYTYDRHLQTFQAGVNYVNYGSFDGYDENGQSTASFSGSEIALSLGYAYTIPNSTLHIGTSAKLISSTLESYQSFGGAMDVGLLFIDEKNDVNWGLAIRNIGTQFTTYSEVREKLPLEIIFGVSQELENVPIRWHFSLENLQQWNIAFSNPAQTQVSINWNETNKKVSFLNNALRHTIFGVELFPKRAFNLRFGYNFRRAEELRILEQRNFSGVSVGFGLKLNKLKFNYSYSRYTLAGNTSLFGLTINFQE from the coding sequence ATGTTAAGAAAACAGATATTTTTATTTTTGATCTCATTTTGTGCGGTTTCATACGGACAGATAGGCGGGAAATATACGTATCAGTTTTTGAATCTTGTTACGTCTCCAAGACAAGCTGCTTTAGGAGGAAAAACAATTACCATTTATGATGATGATGTAAATCAAGTTCATTTTAATCCAGCAACTATTAATTCAGAAATGGACAATCATTTAGCTTTGAATTATGGAAGTTACTTCAAGGAGGTTTCTTACGGTACAGCTTCTTATGCATATACGTATGATCGACATTTGCAAACTTTTCAAGCAGGAGTTAATTATGTTAATTACGGAAGTTTTGATGGCTATGACGAAAACGGGCAATCAACCGCATCTTTTTCAGGAAGTGAAATTGCGCTTTCTCTTGGATATGCTTATACAATTCCAAATAGTACGCTTCATATTGGTACAAGTGCTAAATTAATTTCATCAACTTTAGAAAGTTATCAATCGTTTGGAGGCGCTATGGATGTTGGTTTGCTTTTTATAGATGAAAAAAATGATGTCAATTGGGGATTGGCTATTAGAAATATCGGGACTCAATTTACTACATATTCTGAAGTTCGTGAAAAATTACCTTTGGAGATTATTTTTGGGGTTTCCCAAGAATTAGAAAATGTTCCGATTCGTTGGCATTTTTCACTAGAAAATTTACAACAATGGAATATTGCTTTTTCAAATCCTGCTCAAACACAAGTATCAATTAATTGGAACGAGACAAATAAAAAAGTTTCTTTCTTGAATAATGCGCTACGCCATACTATTTTTGGTGTTGAACTTTTTCCAAAAAGAGCATTTAATCTTAGATTTGGTTATAATTTTCGTAGAGCAGAAGAATTACGTATTTTAGAGCAGCGAAATTTCTCTGGAGTTTCTGTAGGTTTTGGGTTGAAATTGAACAAATTAAAATTTAATTATTCGTATTCAAGATATACTTTAGCAGGTAATACAAGCCTTTTTGGATTAACAATTAATTTTCAAGAATGA
- the cmk gene encoding (d)CMP kinase, producing the protein MSKKITIAIDGFSSTGKSTLAKQLAKQLGYIYVDTGAMYRAVALYAMQNDFIKPDFFDKVGLVNGLSSIQLEFKFNSDLGFAEMYLNGQNVETAIRTIEVSGFVSKVAEVSEVRAKLVEQQKEMGKNKGIVMDGRDIGTVVFPDAELKIFMTASAATRAQRRFDELQQKGDDVSYEEVLKNVEERDYIDTHREDSPLIIASDAIEIDNSYLTREEQFDVVLNLVNEVINAV; encoded by the coding sequence TTGAGCAAAAAAATCACCATAGCAATTGATGGATTTTCATCTACTGGAAAAAGTACACTAGCAAAACAATTAGCAAAACAATTGGGATATATTTATGTAGATACAGGAGCAATGTATCGTGCAGTTGCATTATATGCTATGCAAAATGACTTTATAAAACCTGATTTTTTTGATAAAGTAGGACTAGTTAATGGTTTGTCATCCATTCAATTAGAATTTAAATTTAATTCAGATTTAGGTTTTGCTGAAATGTATTTGAACGGTCAAAATGTTGAAACAGCAATTAGAACAATTGAGGTTTCTGGTTTTGTGAGCAAAGTGGCCGAAGTTTCAGAAGTTCGAGCAAAGCTAGTGGAGCAACAAAAAGAAATGGGTAAAAATAAAGGAATTGTTATGGACGGAAGAGATATAGGAACTGTAGTTTTTCCAGATGCAGAACTTAAAATATTCATGACAGCAAGTGCTGCAACGAGAGCTCAAAGACGTTTTGATGAATTACAACAAAAAGGCGATGATGTTTCCTATGAAGAGGTGCTTAAAAACGTTGAAGAAAGAGATTATATCGATACACATCGGGAGGATTCTCCACTGATTATTGCATCTGATGCTATTGAAATTGATAATTCTTACCTAACTAGAGAAGAGCAATTTGACGTTGTTTTAAATTTAGTAAATGAGGTTATTAATGCGGTTTAA
- a CDS encoding nucleoside permease has translation MGIKNRLILMSFLQFFVWGAWLITIGNYWFGTKNWEGTQFGLVFGTMGIASLFMPTLTGIIADRWVNAEKLYGILHIAYALVLFGIAQVTTPDNFIYVMLAAMCCYMPTIALSNSISYTSLKLNDKNIVKDFPPIRVWGTIGFIAAMWITNLSGSKATEYQFYIAGIGALILGIYAFTLPKCKPQRLTKENASLTETLGLEAFKLFGNYKMALFFVFSMFLGGALQLTNAYGDVFLDEFKHFPKYADSFVIKYSTIIMSISQVSETLFILAIPFFLRRFGIKQVMLISMLAWVLRFGLFAFGDPINGLWMLIMSCVVYGMAFDFFNISGSLFVESNTDSKIRSSAQGLFMMMTNGVGAVLGSLTSGWAIDRFFTKSFRNTTELAGFLQTDATNSKMLEFVKGQGNSITTDGIFANPILMKDWHTIWLSFAAYALIIAIAFAILFRHKHDSAEIENLSH, from the coding sequence ATGGGAATTAAAAACAGATTGATTTTAATGAGCTTTCTTCAATTTTTTGTTTGGGGAGCTTGGCTTATAACAATTGGAAATTATTGGTTTGGGACTAAAAATTGGGAAGGAACTCAATTTGGTCTTGTTTTTGGAACTATGGGAATTGCATCTTTATTTATGCCAACTCTTACTGGAATTATTGCCGATAGATGGGTTAACGCTGAAAAATTATATGGTATTTTACATATCGCTTATGCTCTAGTTTTGTTTGGTATTGCGCAAGTGACAACTCCTGATAACTTTATATACGTAATGCTTGCGGCAATGTGTTGTTACATGCCGACGATTGCTTTGAGTAATTCAATTTCCTATACTTCGCTAAAGTTAAATGATAAAAACATTGTAAAAGATTTTCCGCCTATTCGTGTTTGGGGAACTATTGGTTTTATTGCTGCAATGTGGATTACAAATTTAAGCGGGAGTAAAGCGACTGAATATCAGTTTTATATAGCTGGAATTGGTGCTTTGATTTTAGGAATTTACGCTTTTACATTGCCAAAATGTAAGCCACAACGTTTGACTAAAGAAAATGCTTCTTTGACAGAGACTTTAGGATTAGAGGCTTTTAAATTATTTGGAAATTATAAAATGGCTTTGTTTTTTGTTTTTTCTATGTTTTTAGGAGGTGCTTTACAACTAACAAACGCTTATGGAGATGTGTTTTTAGATGAATTCAAGCATTTTCCAAAATACGCAGATTCTTTCGTTATTAAATATTCGACAATTATTATGTCGATTTCTCAGGTTTCTGAAACCTTATTTATTTTAGCAATTCCTTTTTTCTTGAGACGTTTTGGAATTAAACAAGTTATGCTTATCAGTATGTTAGCTTGGGTTTTACGTTTTGGATTATTTGCTTTTGGAGATCCAATAAATGGTTTATGGATGCTTATCATGTCATGTGTTGTTTACGGAATGGCATTTGATTTCTTTAATATTTCAGGTTCATTATTTGTTGAAAGCAATACCGATTCTAAAATACGTTCTTCCGCTCAAGGATTATTCATGATGATGACTAATGGAGTAGGAGCGGTTTTAGGAAGTTTAACTTCGGGTTGGGCAATTGATCGTTTTTTTACTAAATCTTTTAGAAACACAACTGAATTAGCAGGTTTTTTACAAACAGATGCTACAAATTCTAAAATGTTAGAATTCGTAAAAGGACAAGGAAATTCAATTACTACAGATGGTATTTTTGCAAATCCTATTCTGATGAAAGATTGGCACACAATCTGGCTGTCATTTGCAGCTTATGCACTTATTATTGCGATTGCTTTTGCAATTTTATTCAGACACAAACATGATTCAGCTGAAATTGAGAATTTGAGTCATTAA
- the rpsA gene encoding 30S ribosomal protein S1, translating into MSELLKSQEEFLANFNWHNFQEGIDAVDEKNLQEFEELVSKTFIATDQEEVVEGVVVRITDRDVIVDINAKSEGVISLNEFRYNPALKVGDKVEVLIDIREDKTGQLVLSHRKARTIKSWDRVISANETGEIVNGFVKCRTKGGMIVDVFGIEAFLPGSQIDVKPIRDYDVYVNKMMEFKVVKINHEFKNVVVSHKALIEADIEVQKKEIIGQLQKGQVLEGVVKNITSYGVFIDLGGVDGLIHITDLSWSRINHPSEVLELDQKLNVVILDFDDEKTRIQLGLKQLNAHPWDALDSKLAIGDKVKGKVVVIADYGAFIEVAEGVEGLIHVSEMSWSTHLRSAQDFVKVGDIVEGVILTLDRDDRKMSLGIKQLTQDPWTDITAKYPVGSKHTGIVRNFTNFGIFVELEEGIDGLIYISDLSWTKKIKHPSEFVNVGEKLDVVVLELDVEGRKLSLGHKQTTANPWDQYEDSFAVGTIHTGEISEIVDKGATVEFGDDIVAFIPTRHLEKEDGKKLKKGETADFKVIEFNKEFKRVVASHTAIFREEEEKNVKAVTENTSSASTNAPAATLGDNNDVLAALKAKMEKTEKK; encoded by the coding sequence ATGTCTGAATTATTAAAATCACAAGAAGAGTTTTTAGCAAATTTTAACTGGCATAACTTCCAAGAAGGAATTGATGCAGTAGATGAGAAAAACTTACAAGAATTCGAAGAACTAGTTTCAAAAACTTTCATTGCTACAGATCAAGAAGAAGTAGTAGAAGGAGTAGTTGTTAGAATTACTGATAGAGACGTTATCGTTGATATCAACGCAAAATCGGAAGGTGTTATTTCATTAAATGAATTCCGTTACAACCCAGCATTAAAAGTAGGTGACAAAGTTGAAGTATTAATTGACATCCGTGAGGACAAAACAGGTCAATTAGTATTATCTCACAGAAAAGCACGTACTATCAAATCATGGGATAGAGTTATTTCAGCTAACGAAACAGGAGAAATCGTTAATGGTTTTGTGAAATGCAGAACTAAAGGTGGTATGATCGTTGACGTTTTCGGAATTGAAGCTTTCTTGCCAGGATCTCAAATTGATGTTAAACCAATTAGAGACTACGATGTATATGTAAACAAAATGATGGAATTCAAAGTGGTAAAAATCAACCACGAATTCAAAAATGTTGTTGTTTCTCATAAAGCGCTTATTGAAGCGGATATTGAAGTACAGAAAAAAGAAATCATCGGTCAATTACAAAAAGGACAAGTATTAGAAGGTGTTGTTAAAAACATTACTTCTTATGGTGTGTTCATTGACTTAGGTGGTGTTGATGGATTAATTCACATTACTGACCTTTCTTGGAGTAGAATCAATCACCCAAGTGAAGTTCTTGAATTAGACCAAAAATTAAACGTTGTAATCCTTGATTTCGATGATGAGAAAACAAGAATTCAATTAGGATTGAAACAATTAAACGCTCACCCATGGGATGCTTTAGATTCTAAATTAGCTATTGGTGATAAAGTAAAAGGTAAAGTAGTTGTAATCGCTGATTACGGTGCATTTATCGAAGTTGCTGAAGGTGTTGAAGGTTTAATCCACGTTTCTGAAATGTCTTGGTCTACTCATTTACGTTCTGCTCAAGATTTCGTAAAAGTAGGAGATATTGTTGAAGGAGTTATTTTAACTCTTGATAGAGATGATCGTAAAATGTCATTAGGTATCAAACAATTGACTCAAGATCCATGGACTGATATCACTGCTAAATACCCTGTAGGTTCTAAACATACAGGTATCGTTAGAAACTTTACAAACTTTGGTATTTTCGTAGAATTAGAAGAAGGAATTGATGGATTAATCTACATTTCTGACCTTTCTTGGACTAAGAAAATCAAACACCCATCTGAATTTGTAAATGTTGGTGAAAAATTAGACGTAGTTGTATTAGAATTAGATGTTGAAGGACGTAAATTATCTTTAGGTCACAAACAAACTACTGCTAATCCTTGGGATCAATACGAAGATTCTTTCGCAGTTGGAACTATCCACACAGGTGAAATTTCTGAAATCGTTGACAAAGGAGCTACTGTAGAATTTGGTGACGATATCGTTGCTTTCATTCCTACACGTCACCTTGAAAAAGAAGACGGTAAAAAATTGAAAAAAGGTGAAACTGCTGATTTCAAAGTAATTGAATTCAATAAAGAATTCAAAAGAGTAGTTGCTTCTCACACTGCTATCTTCCGTGAAGAAGAAGAGAAAAATGTGAAAGCTGTTACTGAAAATACTTCATCTGCATCTACAAATGCACCAGCTGCAACTTTAGGTGATAACAATGATGTATTAGCAGCATTGAAAGCTAAAATGGAAAAAACTGAGAAAAAATAA